The Triticum aestivum cultivar Chinese Spring chromosome 6D, IWGSC CS RefSeq v2.1, whole genome shotgun sequence genomic sequence GCGCTCCCGCCGCTCCCCGGGCTCAGCCTCTCCTCGTCCTTCACATGCAGCTGCTGCTGCACCACCTCGAACGCCTCCGCTGCCGCGGCATGTTCCTCGGCGTTGGCCAAGGAAGccttcgcctccgccgccgcctgctccggctccaAGGCGTCGACGGCTGCACCGAAGCTGCCTTCCGGCGCCTCCTTATCTTGCATCTTCTCGGTCAACGTTACCACCTGACGGCACAAAGATGGATGGATCTCCCAAATCAAACTCAGCGGCGGAAGCCCCGGTGCCCGGCCGGTGATGAAGCGTGGTTGTTGACTTCGATTATTTACCTGTGACCGGAGCCGGTGGTTGTCCTGGAGGAGGGCGTCGTGGTCGGCCCGGAGGGCGTCGAAGGACGCCTTGAGGCGGTCGAAGTCGCGCTCCAGCGTCTTTGTCTTCCACCGGGCGCGGCGGTTCTGGAACCAGACGGCCACCTGGCGTGGCTGCAGCCCGAGCTTGCGGGCCAGCTCCGTCTTCCTCTCCGGCTCCAGCTTATTCTCCTCCTCGAAGCTCCTCTCCAGCAGGTGGACCTATACACGTACGCGTGGCGCGCATGCACCATCAGAATTAATTCGGATGAACAGAGCATCATCTTCACCACTGTAGCAGCGAATTGTCACCTGCTCCGGGGTGAGGCGCCGCTTCTTCTCCGGGAGCTGCTCGTCGTAGTACTCCTCCTCGAGCATGTCATCCGGCGAGGTGAAGAAGGGCCGCTTCACGCCGCGCCCTTCTTCCATGCCGCCGAGGACCGGTCTCACCCCTtcatcactcaaacatggcaacccCAATCAGTACACCAATCACTCTCCACTCTCCACACAATCAAGAAGGCGAGACCTACTAACGAACCAAACAACCGGGATCGAGAAAACTAGTAGTGGATGAGAATATAATACCTCGATGGAACATGCCGGCCGCGCCGGCGATGCCGCCGGCGCCGCAGTCCATGAAGAGCATCTGTCCGTTGCCGGAGCCCGACGTGTTGAAGATGAGCCGGCCGGGCTCCATCGCAGAGAAAGCTTCAAGAAGTTGCCTTGGTTGGTTGTCGATCGAACGGGGGGCGGAATCAAATGAAAAAGACGTATATATACAGCTGctgcgcggcggaggggctcttaTAAGAAGCAGGACGAGGAGGCGATCATGGCGGCGAGCTTGTGGCGGAAGAAGCTGGTGCTCCACAGAAGCCGCGTGGGCGTCTTCATCGGCATAAGCGAAATCCCCATCATACACGCCCCAGTCCCGAGGTCCCGAGAGATCTCCTCAGCCCTGCCGGGAGGA encodes the following:
- the LOC123145385 gene encoding homeobox-leucine zipper protein HOX16 is translated as MEPGRLIFNTSGSGNGQMLFMDCGAGGIAGAAGMFHRGVRPVLGGMEEGRGVKRPFFTSPDDMLEEEYYDEQLPEKKRRLTPEQVHLLERSFEEENKLEPERKTELARKLGLQPRQVAVWFQNRRARWKTKTLERDFDRLKASFDALRADHDALLQDNHRLRSQVVTLTEKMQDKEAPEGSFGAAVDALEPEQAAAEAKASLANAEEHAAAAEAFEVVQQQLHVKDEERLSPGSGGSAVLDARDALLGSGCGLAGVVDSSVDSYCFPGGAGGDEYHECVMGPVAGGIQSEEDDGAGSDEGCSYYPDDAAVFFAAAQGHGHHHTDDDDQQDDGQISYWMWN